In Nostocoides sp. HKS02, the DNA window GAGGTCGGGTGTGTCGCACCCGCTTCGCGGCCCGACGACATGCGCTTCCACGCTCGTCGTTCGGATCGGTTGGCCCGGCAGAGCCGGGGCTTGCGCTTCCCTGGAGTGTCGCCCCGCCCCGTGATTCGGGCGGTTCGAGGTGTGGCACCGGGGTGGCGGCAACGACCATGTTTTCCAGACAGGCCATCGCCGCGCGTCAAGCAACCGCTCTAGTGTGCCAGAGGCTCGGGCGACCTACCAAATCGGGCCGGGAGCACCCGGCATACCGGCGTTGGTGGCGCGTCGCGGGAGCCGCGCCGCCCGCGCGCGTATGCCGGGTCAGGGCGACCGATGCCCGCCACCGGCCGCCCGCACACGGCAGGATGCGTTCATGACGACGTTGCCGATCGGCCCCGGGAGAGCCCGGCAGGGCGAGATCTACCGTGCTGGCGTGCTGGGGCGCAGTCCCGCGGTGCCCGCCGACTGTGCCGAGCTGGAGCGCCGCGCGCAGGGCGCCATGTCGCTGCGGGCGTGGGCCTATGTCGCTGGCGGGGCCGGCGAGGGCGCGACGATGCGCGCGAACCGGGCGGCTTTCGACCGCTGGCAGATCCGGCCCCGGATGCTCCCGGGCCAGGCACAGCGTGACCTGCGCACGACCGTCCTGGGGAACGAGCTGGCCACTCCCCTGCTCCTGGCGCCGATCGGAGCCGCGGGCCTGGTCCACGACGACAGCGACCTGCACATCGCCCGCGCCGCGGCGCAGGCCGGCGTGCCGTACGTGATCTCCAACCAGGGTTGCACGCCGATGGAGGACATCGCAGCAGCCATGGGCGACGCGCCCCGGTGGTTCCAGCTCTACTGGTCGACCGACGAGGCGCTCGTCGACAGCCTGCTCGCACGGGCGGACGCCATCGGCGCAGGGGCGTTGGTGGTCACCCTCGACACGACGATGCTCGGGTGGCGCCCGGCGGACCTGAACCTCGGCAGCCTGCCCTTCTCCCAAGGGATCGGGATCGCGCAGTACACCTCGGACCCGCGATTCCAGGAGATCGTCCGTGAGCGGGTGGCGCGCGCCACCCCGAGTCCGGAGAAGGTCGAGGTCACCCTCGGCGCCCTGCGCTCGCTGCTGTCGATCAGCCGCAACCACCCGGGGCCGTGGCGCGCCAACCTCCGTTCGCCCGAACCCCGGGCCGCGGTGGAGGCGTTCCTGGACATCTACTCCAACCCCGGGCTGACCTGGGAACACCTGGGCACGCTGCGCCAGCGGACGGACCTGCCCATCGTGCTCAAGGGGATCCTGCACCCCGACGATGCGGTGCGGGCCGTCGAGCTCGGAGCCAGCGGCATCGTCGTGAGCAACCACGGCGGACGTCAGGTGGACGGCGCCGTCGCGAGCCTCGACGCCCTCCCCGCGATCCGCGCGGCCGTGGGGCCAGGCACGACGCTGATCCTGGACAGCGGGGTCCGCACCGGCTCGGACGTCGCCAAGGCCCTGGCCCTCGGCGCGGACGCCGTCGCCCTGGGGCGGCCCTACCTCTACGGGCTCGCGCTGGCCGGACAGGACGGGGTGCGTGAGGTCGTCGCCAACGTGCTCGCCGAGCTGGACCTCACCCTGGGACTGTCGGGCGTGACCTCGGTGGCCGAGCTCGGTCCGGACCTGCTGCAGACCGCTCCCTGACCGGTCCGGCCGGTGCGACTCGTCAGGGCGGCATACGGAAGGGCGGCATACGGAAGGGCGGCATACGGAAGGGGCGACATACGGAAGGGCCCCACAGCCGAAGCTGTGGGGCCCTCTCGCTGGTGCGGGAAGCGTCAGATCACTTGAGGATCTTGGTGACGCGGCCGGCGCCCACGGTGCGGCCACCTTCGCGGATAGCGAACTTGAGGCCCTCCTCCATGGCGATCGGCTGGATGAGCTCGACGTTCATCTCCGTGTTGTCACCGGGCATGACCATCTCGGTGCCCTCGGGGAGGTGCACGACGCCGGTCACGTCAGTGGTGCGGAAGTAGAACTGCGGGCGGTAGTTGTCGTAGAACGGCGTGTGACGGCCACCCTCATCCTTGGACAGGATGTAGACGTTCGCCTCGAAGTCCGTGTGCGGGGTGATCGAGCCGGGCTTGACGATGACCTGGCCGCGCTCGACGTCCTCGCGCTTGGTGCCACGAAGCAGCAGACCGACGTTCTCGCCCGCACGACCCTCGTCGAGGAGCTTGCGGAACATCTCGACACCGGTGACGGTGGTCTTGGCCGGAGGGCCGGTGTGGATGCCCACGATCTCGACCTCCTCGTTGACCTTGAGGATGCCGCGCTCGATGCGGCCGGTGACGACCGTGCCACGACCGGTGATGGTGAAGACGTCCTCGACGGGCATGAGGAACGGCTTGTCGATCTCGCGCTCCGGAACCGGAATCGAGTTGTCGACAGCGTCCATCAGCTCGAGCACGGACTGGCCCCACTCGGCGTCGCCCTCGAGGGCCTTCAGCGCGGAGACCTTGACGACCGGCAGGTCGTCGCCCGGGAACTCGTAGGAGGACAGCAGCTCGCGGACCTCCATCTCGACGAGCTCGAGGATCTCCTCGTCGTCGACCATGTCGGCCTTGTTGAGCGCCACGACGATGTAGGGGACGCCGACCTGGCGGGCCAGGAGGACGTGCTCCTTCGTCTGCGGCATGGGGCCGTCGGTGGCGGCGACCACGAGGATCGCGCCGTCCATCTGGGCCGCACCCGTGATCATGTTCTTCACGTAGTCCGCGTGACCGGGGCAGTCGACGTGCGCGTAGTGACGGCTCTCGGTCTGGTACTCGATGTGCGCGATGGAGATGGTGATACCGCGCTGCTTCTCCTCGGGCGCCTTGTCGATGTCCTCGAACGCGAACTGCGGGTTCAGGTCGGGGTACTTGTCGTGCAGGACCTTGGAAATCGCAGCCGTCAGCGTCGTCTTACCGTGGTCGATGTGACCAATGGTGCCGATGTTGACGTGCGGCTTAGTCCGCTCGAACTTTGCCTTCGCCACTTGATGTCCTCCTCAGGACTCTTCTTGGTGATACGCCTTACGACCTGGCGGACGTGGCGCGGATTATGGGAGTAGTGCGTGGTGCAGTCGTCGTGCTGTCGTGGTGCCGACCGGTAATGCTACCGGTCACTCACCACGGGTCTTTTTGATGATCTCCTCGGCGACAGCCTTGGGGACCTCGGCGTAGGAGTCAAACTCCATGGAGTAGTTCGCACGACCCTGGGTCTTGGACCGCAGGTCGCCGACGTACCCGAACATCTCCGACAGGGGCACCAGACCGCGCACGACCTTGGCACCGCTGATGTCCTCCATGGCCTGGATCTGGCCACGACGGGAGTTGATGTCTCCGATGACGTCGCCCATGTAGTCCTCGGGCGTGCGCACCTCGACGGCCATCATCGGCTCGAGGAGCACGGGGTCGGCCTTGCGGACGGCCTCCTTGAGCGCCATGGAGCCGGCGATCTTGAACGCCATCTCGGAGGAGTCGACGTCGTGGTAGGCGCCGTCGAGCAGGGGAGGCCTTGATGCCCACCAGCGGGTAACCGGCCAGCACGCCGTACTGCATGGCGTCCTGGATGCCGGCGTCGACCGACGGGATGTACTCGCGCGGGATGCGGCCACCGGTGACCTTGTTCTCGAACTCGTACAGCTCACCGGACTCGGTGGTGTCCAGCGGCTCGATGCTGATCTGCACCTTCGCGAACTGGCCGGAGCCACCCGTCTGCTTCTTGTGGGTGTAGTCGTACTTCTCGACGGTGCGACGGATCGTCTCGCGGTAGGCCACCTGCGGCTTGCCGACGTTCGCCTCGACCTTGAACTCGCGCTTCATGCGGTCGACCAGGATGTCGAGGTGCAGCTCACCCATGCCGGCGATGATCGTCTGGCCGGTCTCCTCGTCGTGGTGGACCTGGAAGGTCGGGTCCTCGGCGGAGAGCTTCTGGATGGCCGTCGACAGCTTCTCCTGGTCGCCCTTGGTCTTGGGCTCGATGGCCACCTGGATGACCGGGTCCGGGAAGGTCATCGACTCGAGGACGATCTGCTCGTTCGGGTCGCTGAGGGTGTCACCGGTGGTGGTGTCCTTCAGGCCGATCGCCGCGTAGATGTGGCCGGCGAGGGCCTCGTCCACGGGGTTCTCCTTGTTGGCGTGCATCTGGAAGAGCTTGCCGATGCGCTCCTTGCGGCCCTTGGTCGTGTTGACGACCGCGGAGCCGGAGGAGATCTGGCCGGAG includes these proteins:
- a CDS encoding lactate 2-monooxygenase, which encodes MTTLPIGPGRARQGEIYRAGVLGRSPAVPADCAELERRAQGAMSLRAWAYVAGGAGEGATMRANRAAFDRWQIRPRMLPGQAQRDLRTTVLGNELATPLLLAPIGAAGLVHDDSDLHIARAAAQAGVPYVISNQGCTPMEDIAAAMGDAPRWFQLYWSTDEALVDSLLARADAIGAGALVVTLDTTMLGWRPADLNLGSLPFSQGIGIAQYTSDPRFQEIVRERVARATPSPEKVEVTLGALRSLLSISRNHPGPWRANLRSPEPRAAVEAFLDIYSNPGLTWEHLGTLRQRTDLPIVLKGILHPDDAVRAVELGASGIVVSNHGGRQVDGAVASLDALPAIRAAVGPGTTLILDSGVRTGSDVAKALALGADAVALGRPYLYGLALAGQDGVREVVANVLAELDLTLGLSGVTSVAELGPDLLQTAP
- the tuf gene encoding elongation factor Tu, coding for MAKAKFERTKPHVNIGTIGHIDHGKTTLTAAISKVLHDKYPDLNPQFAFEDIDKAPEEKQRGITISIAHIEYQTESRHYAHVDCPGHADYVKNMITGAAQMDGAILVVAATDGPMPQTKEHVLLARQVGVPYIVVALNKADMVDDEEILELVEMEVRELLSSYEFPGDDLPVVKVSALKALEGDAEWGQSVLELMDAVDNSIPVPEREIDKPFLMPVEDVFTITGRGTVVTGRIERGILKVNEEVEIVGIHTGPPAKTTVTGVEMFRKLLDEGRAGENVGLLLRGTKREDVERGQVIVKPGSITPHTDFEANVYILSKDEGGRHTPFYDNYRPQFYFRTTDVTGVVHLPEGTEMVMPGDNTEMNVELIQPIAMEEGLKFAIREGGRTVGAGRVTKILK